A window from Vigna angularis cultivar LongXiaoDou No.4 chromosome 7, ASM1680809v1, whole genome shotgun sequence encodes these proteins:
- the LOC108338413 gene encoding protein ACCUMULATION AND REPLICATION OF CHLOROPLASTS 6, chloroplastic isoform X1 translates to METLLPRVGLPLCTPHPTINRFTKPNKLRSSSSVAGRGGGSLSATCATSRWAERLIADFQFLGDGSSGATATLSPSSVPPRLDPPERFVSIPLDLYRVLGAESHFLGDGIRRAYEAKFSKPPQYAFSNDALISRRQILQAACETLADPASRREYNQGLVDDEDAANLTQIPFDKVPGALCVLQESGEPELVLEIGQGLLRERLPKTFKQDVVLAMALAFVDFSRDAMALPQPDFIAACEMLERALKLLQEEGATSLAPDLQAQIDETLEEITPHCVLELLALPLDDEHRTRREEGLLGVRNILWAVGGGGAAAIAGGYTREDFMNEAFLHMTASEQVELFVATPSNIPAESFEAYGVALALVAQAFVAKKPDLIQDADNLFQQLQQTKVTALRNAPSVYTPSEKREIDFALERGLCALLVGELDECRSWLGLDTDSSPYRNPSIIEFIMENAKGDEDSDLPGLCKLLETWLMEVVFPRFRDTKETSFKLGDYYDDPTVLRYLERLEGIGHSPLAAAAAIVKIGAEATAVITQVQANVINALKKVFPVGSEDQIVKHLENSEKDDFSFSESENPLILSEEDSSVSVDGSGIKNTAVASEGEFITDEIKNASVQIMCAGVVIGLVTLAGLKFLPARNGSPVLNKMTGSAMSSDTVNLDSLGDEEKGVQLPKMDARAAEALVRKWQSIKSEAFGPDHCLERLHEVLDGEMLKVWTDRAAEIAERGWSYDYMLEDLNIDSVTISQNGQRAVVETTLTESTHLNAVGHPQHDASNSRTYTTRYEMSFSGPGWKIVEGSVLES, encoded by the exons ATGGAAACGCTGCTACCTCGCGTTGGCCTCCCTCTCTGCACTCCGCACCCAACAATTAACCGTTTTACAAAACCTAATAAGCTCCGTTCCTCCTCTTCCGTCGCCGGCCGCGGCGGAGGTTCTCTCTCCGCCACCTGCGCCACCAGTAGATGGGCGGAGCGCCTCATTGCCGATTTCCAATTCCTCGGAGACGGCTCATCGGGTGCCACCGCCACTCTGAGCCCCTCCTCCGTTCCTCCGCGACTGGACCCTCCCGAGCGCTTCGTCTCCATCCCGCTCGACCTGTACCGTGTGCTAGGCGCGGAGTCGCATTTTCTGGGCGACGGCATTCGCAGAGCCTACGAAGCGAAGTTCTCGAAGCCTCCTCAGTATGCATTCAGCAACGACGCGTTAATTAGCCGCCGTCAAATTCTCCAAGCCGCGTGCGAAACCCTAGCGGATCCTGCTTCCAGAAGAGAGTACAATCAAGGCCTCGTCGACGACGAAGACGCCGCCAATCTCACTCAAATCCCTTTCGACAAA GTTCCTGGAGCGTTGTGCGTGTTGCAGGAATCTGGAGAGCCCGAGCTTGTGCTTGAGATTGGGCAGGGTTTGCTTAGGGAGAGGTTGCCGAAGACGTTCAAGCAGGATGTTGTGTTGGCTATGGCGCTCGCTTTTGTTGACTTCTCAAGGGATGCCATGGCTTTGCCCCAACCAGATTTCATTGCAGCTTGTGAGATGCTTGAGAGGGCATTGAAGCTTTTGCAG GAAGAAGGGGCAACCAGCCTTGCTCCCGATTTGCAAGCTCAAATAGACGAGACGCTAGAAGAGATAACCCCACATTGTGTTTTGGAACTTTTAGCCTTGCCACTTGATGACGAACATCGAACACGGAGAGAGGAAGGTCTTCTTGGTGTTCGTAACATTTTGTGGGCAGTTGGAGGAGGGGGTGCAGCTGCCATTGCTGGGGGTTATACCCGTGAAGACTTCATGAATGAGGCATTCTTACACATGACAGCATCCGAACAG GTTGAACTTTTTGTTGCCACGCCAAGTAATATTCCAGCTGAGAGTTTTGAAGCTTACGGAGTGGCACTTGCTCTTGTTGCACAAGCCTTTGTGGCTAAAAAGCCGGATCTTATCCAAGATGCTGATAATTTGTTCCAACAACTTCAACAGACTAAGGTTACAGCTTTGAGGAATGCTCCCTCTGTTTATACTCCCAGTGAGAAGAGAGAGATTGATTTTGCTTTAGAAAGGGGTCTTTGTGCACTGCTGGTTGGGGAGCTCGATGAATGTCGGTCATGGTTGGGACTAGATACCGATAGCTCTCCTTATAGAAACCCGTCTATTATagaatttattatggaaaatgCAAAGGGGGATGAAGACAGTGATCTTCCTGGACTTTGTAAATTGTTGGAAACATGGCTGATGGAGGTGGTTTTTCCTAGGTTTAGAGATACAAAAGAAACAAGTTTCAAGCTTGGAGATTATTATGATGACCCTACAGTGCTTAGATATCTAGAAAGGTTGGAGGGTATTGGCCATTCACCCTTAGCTGCTGCTGCAGCCATAGTTAAGATCGGAGCTGAGGCTACTGCTGTTATTACCCAGGTTCAGGCTAATGTAATAAATGCTTTGAAAAAAGTGTTTCCTGTTGGTTCTGAAGATCAAATTGTGAAACATCTAGAAAAcagtgagaaagatgattttagCTTTTCCGAAAGTGAGAATCCTCTGATATTATCAGAAGAGGATTCTTCTGTCAGTGTTGATGGTTCTGGAATAAAAAATACTGCTGTGGCAAGTGAAGGTGAATTTATTACCgatgaaattaaaaatgcaAGTGTGCAGATCATGTGTGCTGGTGTTGTAATTGGACTTGTAACTTTGGCTGGTCTAAAGTTTTTACCTGCTAGGAATGGCTCGCCCGTGCTTAATAAAATGACTGGTTCAGCAATGTCATCGGATACTGTCAACTTAG ATTCATTGggagatgaagaaaaaggagTTCAACTACCAAAAATGGATGCAAGGGCTGCAGAAGCTCTAGTTCGCAAGTGGCAAAGTATAAAATCCGAAGCATTTGGACCTGACCATTGCCTAGAAAGATTGCATGAg GTTTTGGACGGTGAGATGTTGAAGGTATGGACTGATCGTGCAGCTGAGATTGCAGAGCGTGGGTGGTCCTATGACTACATGTTGGAGGACCTCAACATCGATAGTGTGACCATATCACAGAATGGGCAGCGTGCAGTGGTGGAAACAACTCTAACAGAGTCTACTCACCTAAATGCCGTAGGCCATCCACAACATGATGCTTCTAACAGCAGAACCTACACAACGAGATATGAGATGTCTTTTTCAGGTCCAGGATGGAAAATTGTTGAAGGATCTGTCCTTGAGTCGTAa
- the LOC108337240 gene encoding probable 1-acylglycerol-3-phosphate O-acyltransferase produces MNAIRSRWFMRMAEDLGKSNLESSAASVSTTTSRRFWPSVLRWIPTSTDHIINSEKRLLSLVKTPYVQEQINIGSGPPDSRVRWFRSSSNEPRFINTVTFDSKDDSPTLVMVHGYAASQGFFFRNFDALATRFRVIAIDQLGWGGSSRPDFSCRSTEETEAWFIDSFEEWRKAKNLSNFILLGHSFGGYVASKYALKHPEHVKHLILVGPAGFSSESERITKFLSTWKGSILNQIWESNFTPQKIIRGLGPWGPDMVRKYTSARFVTHTTGEMLTESESRLLTDYVYHTLAAKASGELCLKYLFSFGALPRSPLLDRASEWKVPTTFIYGFQDWMNYEGAQKARKDMKVPCEILRVPQAGHFVFIDNPSSFHSAVFYACRRFLSSHPDRESLPEWLISA; encoded by the exons ATGAACGCAATTCGTTCTCGTTGGTTTATGAGAATGGCAGAAGACCTTGGAAAGAGCAACCTCGAATCCTCTGCTGCTTCTGTTTCCACGACAACCTCGCGACGCTTTTGGCCTTCCGTCTTACGTTGGATACCCACTTCCACCGACCACATCATCAATTCCGAGAAGCGGCTTCTCTCTCTTGTCAA GACTCCATATGTTCAAGAACAGATTAATATTGGTTCTGGTCCACCTGATTCCAGAGTTAGATGGTTTCGTTCATCGAGCAATGAACCACGGTTTATTAACACTGTCACATTTGACAGTAAGGATGACTCTCCCACTTTGGTAATGGTTCATGGATATGCCGCGTCACAGGGTTTCTTTTTTCGTAATTTTGATGCACTTGCCACTCGTTTCAGAGTTATTGCTATCGATCAACTTGG TTGGGGTGGATCTAGCAGGCCTGACTTTTCATGCAGAAGCACTGAAG AAACTGAGGCgtggttcattgattctttTGAGGAATGGAGAAAAGCCAAAAACCTGAGCAATTTTATACTACTAGGGCATTCTTTTGGTGGTTATGTTGCTTCCAAATACGCACTTAAG caCCCCGAACATGTAAAACACTTGATTTTGGTGGGACCTGCTGGATTTTCGTCTGAATCAGAGAGAATTACAAAGTTCTTATCTACATGGAAGGGATCAATCCTGAATCAAATATGGGAATCTAATTTTACGCCTCAGAAAATCATCAG GGGTCTAGGTCCTTGGGGTCCTGATATGGTCCGCAAGTATACCAGTGCCAGGTTTGTTACACATACAACTGGAGAAATGCTGACAGAATCTGAATCAAGATTACTGACAG ATTATGTTTACCATACTTTAGCAGCGAAAGCTAGTGGCGAGCTGTgcttaaaatatctattttCATTTGGAGCACTGCCGAGGTCGCCTCTTCTTGACAG GGCATCAGAGTGGAAGGTGCCCACCACTTTCATATATGGTTTTCAGGACTGGATGAATTATGAAGGAGCTCAAAAAGCTCGCAAAGATATGAAGGTTCCCTGTGAAATACTTAGGGTTCCTCAG GCCGGGCACTTTGTGTTCATTGACAACCCTAGTAGCTTTCATTCAGCTGTGTTTTACGCTTGCCGAAGGTTTCTAAGTTCTCATCCAGACCGTGAATCCCTTCCTGAATGGCTAATCTCAGCATAG
- the LOC108337470 gene encoding B-box zinc finger protein 21: MKIQCDVCDKHDASVFCTADEAVLCDGCDHRIHHANKLASKHQRFSLLRPKQHPLCDVCQERRAFTFCQQDRAILCRECDVSIHSANEHTLKHDRFLLTGVKLSASSSSQETPSPSNSAPDSPFDLSHQKTIPLSSTVSEVGVEAAASTGASSISEYLIETLPGWQVEDFLDSYSVPFGFCKSDELLPRFDGDMESHLGTFSTENMGIWVPQAPPPLLSSSQMNRAIGQNENNIKGSRSRLKDDNFTVPQISPQSNSKRGRFLW, translated from the exons ATGAAGATCCAATGCGACGTCTGTGACAAACACGATGCATCCGTCTTTTGTACCGCCGATGAAGCCGTCCTCTGCGACGGCTGCGACCACCGCATCCACCACGCCAACAAACTAGCCTCCAAACACCAGCGTTTCTCTCTTCTTCGACCCAAACAACACCCTCTATGCGATGTTTGTCAG GAGAGAAGAGCCTTCACGTTCTGTCAGCAAGACAGGGCGATTCTgtgcagagagtgtgacgtgtCGATTCATTCTGCGAATGAACACACCCTTAAGCATGATAGGTTCCTTCTCACTGGTGTTAAACtttctgcttcttcttcatcgcaAGAAACCCCTTCTCCTTCAAACTCCGCCCCTGATTCTCCTTTTGACCTTTCGCATCAAAAAACAATACCTTTATCTTCCACCGTCAGTGAGGTTGGTGTTGAAGCGGCGGCATCCACCGGCGCTAGCAGCATATCGGAGTATTTGATAGAGACTCTTCCTGGGTGGCAGGTTGAAGACTTTCTCGATTCATATTCTGTTCCCTTTGGTTTCTGCAAG AGTGATGAATTGTTGCCACGGTTTGATGGTGACATGGAGAGTCATCTGGGTACCTTTTCAACAGAGAACATGGGAATATGGGTTCCTCAAGCGCCACCACCTCTTCTGAGTTCTTCACAGATGAATAGAGCGATTGGTCAAAACGAAAATAACATCAAAGGTAGCAGATCGAGGTTGAAGGATGATAATTTCACTGTGCCACAGATTAGTCCTCAGTCAAATTCCAAGAGAGGAAGGTTTCTGTGGTAG
- the LOC108337894 gene encoding B-box zinc finger protein 21-like has protein sequence MKIQCDVCDKHDASIFCTADEAVLCDGCDHRIHHANKLASKHQRFSLLRPRQHPLCDVCQERRAFTFCQQDRAILCRECDVSIHSANEHTLKHDRFLLTGVKLSASSSSQETPSPSNSAPDSLFDLSHKKTIPLSSTVSELGVEAAASIGASSISEYLIETLPGWQVEDFLDSYSVPFGFWKVCTFFFFLFFQLLKSIDSSILLVMKCCHGLMVTWKMGTFSIENSNENNIKGSKSRLKDDNFTLPQISPQSNSKRGRFMW, from the exons ATGAAGATCCAATGTGACGTCTGTGACAAACACGATGCATCCATCTTTTGTACCGCCGATGAAGCCGTCCTCTGCGACGGCTGCGACCACCGCATCCACCACGCAAACAAACTAGCCTCCAAACACCAGCGTTTCTCTCTTCTTCGACCCAGACAACACCCTCTCTGCGATGTTTGTCAG GAGAGAAGAGCCTTCACGTTCTGTCAGCAAGACAGGGCGATTCtatgcagagagtgtgacgtgtCGATTCACTCTGCGAATGAACACACCCTTAAGCATGATAGGTTCCTTCTCACTGGTGTTAAACtttctgcttcttcttcatcgcaAGAAACCCCTTCTCCTTCAAACTCCGCCCCTGATTCTCTTTTTGACCTTTCGCATAAAAAAACAATACCTTTATCTTCCACCGTCAGTGAGCTTGGTGTTGAAGCGGCAGCTTCCATCGGCGCTAGCAGCATATCGGAGTATTTGATAGAGACTCTTCCTGGGTGGCAGGTTGAAGACTTTCTCGATTCGTATTCTGTTCCCTTTGGTTTCTGGAAGGTCtgcactttcttcttttttctcttctttcaatTGTTGAAATCAATTGATTCATCTATTCTCTT AGTGATGAAGTGTTGCCACGGTTTGATGGTGACATGGAAAATGGGTACCTTTTCAATAGAGAAC TCAAACGAAAACAACATCAAAGGTAGCAAATCGAGGTTGAAGGATGATAATTTCACTTTGCCACAGATTAGTCCTCAGTCAAATTCCAAGAGAGGAAGGTTTATGTGGTAA
- the LOC108338413 gene encoding protein ACCUMULATION AND REPLICATION OF CHLOROPLASTS 6, chloroplastic isoform X2, producing METLLPRVGLPLCTPHPTINRFTKPNKLRSSSSVAGRGGGSLSATCATSRWAERLIADFQFLGDGSSGATATLSPSSVPPRLDPPERFVSIPLDLYRVLGAESHFLGDGIRRAYEAKFSKPPQYAFSNDALISRRQILQAACETLADPASRREYNQGLVDDEDAANLTQIPFDKVPGALCVLQESGEPELVLEIGQGLLRERLPKTFKQDVVLAMALAFVDFSRDAMALPQPDFIAACEMLERALKLLQEEGATSLAPDLQAQIDETLEEITPHCVLELLALPLDDEHRTRREEGLLGVRNILWAVGGGGAAAIAGGYTREDFMNEAFLHMTASEQVELFVATPSNIPAESFEAYGVALALVAQAFVAKKPDLIQDADNLFQQLQQTKVTALRNAPSVYTPSEKREIDFALERGLCALLVGELDECRSWLGLDTDSSPYRNPSIIEFIMENAKGDEDSDLPGLCKLLETWLMEVVFPRFRDTKETSFKLGDYYDDPTVLRYLERLEGIGHSPLAAAAAIVKIGAEATAVITQVQANVINALKKVFPVGSEDQIVKHLENSEKDDFSFSESENPLILSEEDSSVSVDGSGIKNTAVASEGEFITDEIKNASVQIMCAGVVIGLVTLAGLKFLPARNGSPVLNKMTGSAMSSDTVNLDSLGDEEKGVQLPKMDARAAEALVRKWQSIKSEAFGPDHCLERLHEIGNSKSGQILSIIT from the exons ATGGAAACGCTGCTACCTCGCGTTGGCCTCCCTCTCTGCACTCCGCACCCAACAATTAACCGTTTTACAAAACCTAATAAGCTCCGTTCCTCCTCTTCCGTCGCCGGCCGCGGCGGAGGTTCTCTCTCCGCCACCTGCGCCACCAGTAGATGGGCGGAGCGCCTCATTGCCGATTTCCAATTCCTCGGAGACGGCTCATCGGGTGCCACCGCCACTCTGAGCCCCTCCTCCGTTCCTCCGCGACTGGACCCTCCCGAGCGCTTCGTCTCCATCCCGCTCGACCTGTACCGTGTGCTAGGCGCGGAGTCGCATTTTCTGGGCGACGGCATTCGCAGAGCCTACGAAGCGAAGTTCTCGAAGCCTCCTCAGTATGCATTCAGCAACGACGCGTTAATTAGCCGCCGTCAAATTCTCCAAGCCGCGTGCGAAACCCTAGCGGATCCTGCTTCCAGAAGAGAGTACAATCAAGGCCTCGTCGACGACGAAGACGCCGCCAATCTCACTCAAATCCCTTTCGACAAA GTTCCTGGAGCGTTGTGCGTGTTGCAGGAATCTGGAGAGCCCGAGCTTGTGCTTGAGATTGGGCAGGGTTTGCTTAGGGAGAGGTTGCCGAAGACGTTCAAGCAGGATGTTGTGTTGGCTATGGCGCTCGCTTTTGTTGACTTCTCAAGGGATGCCATGGCTTTGCCCCAACCAGATTTCATTGCAGCTTGTGAGATGCTTGAGAGGGCATTGAAGCTTTTGCAG GAAGAAGGGGCAACCAGCCTTGCTCCCGATTTGCAAGCTCAAATAGACGAGACGCTAGAAGAGATAACCCCACATTGTGTTTTGGAACTTTTAGCCTTGCCACTTGATGACGAACATCGAACACGGAGAGAGGAAGGTCTTCTTGGTGTTCGTAACATTTTGTGGGCAGTTGGAGGAGGGGGTGCAGCTGCCATTGCTGGGGGTTATACCCGTGAAGACTTCATGAATGAGGCATTCTTACACATGACAGCATCCGAACAG GTTGAACTTTTTGTTGCCACGCCAAGTAATATTCCAGCTGAGAGTTTTGAAGCTTACGGAGTGGCACTTGCTCTTGTTGCACAAGCCTTTGTGGCTAAAAAGCCGGATCTTATCCAAGATGCTGATAATTTGTTCCAACAACTTCAACAGACTAAGGTTACAGCTTTGAGGAATGCTCCCTCTGTTTATACTCCCAGTGAGAAGAGAGAGATTGATTTTGCTTTAGAAAGGGGTCTTTGTGCACTGCTGGTTGGGGAGCTCGATGAATGTCGGTCATGGTTGGGACTAGATACCGATAGCTCTCCTTATAGAAACCCGTCTATTATagaatttattatggaaaatgCAAAGGGGGATGAAGACAGTGATCTTCCTGGACTTTGTAAATTGTTGGAAACATGGCTGATGGAGGTGGTTTTTCCTAGGTTTAGAGATACAAAAGAAACAAGTTTCAAGCTTGGAGATTATTATGATGACCCTACAGTGCTTAGATATCTAGAAAGGTTGGAGGGTATTGGCCATTCACCCTTAGCTGCTGCTGCAGCCATAGTTAAGATCGGAGCTGAGGCTACTGCTGTTATTACCCAGGTTCAGGCTAATGTAATAAATGCTTTGAAAAAAGTGTTTCCTGTTGGTTCTGAAGATCAAATTGTGAAACATCTAGAAAAcagtgagaaagatgattttagCTTTTCCGAAAGTGAGAATCCTCTGATATTATCAGAAGAGGATTCTTCTGTCAGTGTTGATGGTTCTGGAATAAAAAATACTGCTGTGGCAAGTGAAGGTGAATTTATTACCgatgaaattaaaaatgcaAGTGTGCAGATCATGTGTGCTGGTGTTGTAATTGGACTTGTAACTTTGGCTGGTCTAAAGTTTTTACCTGCTAGGAATGGCTCGCCCGTGCTTAATAAAATGACTGGTTCAGCAATGTCATCGGATACTGTCAACTTAG ATTCATTGggagatgaagaaaaaggagTTCAACTACCAAAAATGGATGCAAGGGCTGCAGAAGCTCTAGTTCGCAAGTGGCAAAGTATAAAATCCGAAGCATTTGGACCTGACCATTGCCTAGAAAGATTGCATGAg attGGAAATTCGAAATCAGGTCAAATACTATCAATTATAACATGA
- the LOC128197833 gene encoding uncharacterized protein LOC128197833: MVALRTFQVLFLLLVLTMVGHSGEEVKNGTSHQTQGNATMATLSHHQDENHEPKGKHNASLNEVLFNTSKDSWYYRGGGGGGGGGGGGGFRWGWGGGGGGGGGGGGGGGGGGGSGWGWGGGGGGWWKWGCGREARHRHGKGQHQRSNKEEYRMGEFAECMGRTRCRGMRLDCPLHCGGPCFYDCLHMCKAHCRRP, encoded by the coding sequence AtggtggctttgagaacttttCAGGTTCTCTTCTTACTTCTTGTGTTGACAATGGTTGGCCATAGTGGTGAAGAGGTGAAAAATGGAACTTCTCATCAAACTCAAGGCAATGCCACTATGGCAACTCTCTCACATCATCAAGATGAAAACCATGAACCAAAAGGAAAACACAATGCTTCCTTGAATGAAGTTTTGTTCAACACAAGCAAAGATAGTTGGTATTATAGaggaggtggaggtggaggtggaggtggaggtggTGGAGGGTTTAGATGGGGATGGGGTGGTGggggaggtggtggtggtggtggtggtggtggtggtggcggTGGAGGAGGGAGTGGATGGGGGTGGggtggtggaggaggtggaTGGTGGAAATGGGGGTGTGGAAGGGAAGCAAGACATAGACATGGAAAAGGGCAGCATCAGAGATCGAACAAGGAAGAGTATAGAATGGGAGAGTTTGCAGAATGCATGGGAAGAACAAGGTGCCGAGGTATGAGGTTGGATTGTCCTCTTCACTGTGGTGGACCTTGTTTCTATGATTGTTTACATATGTGCAAGGCTCATTGTCGTCGACCTTGA